TcatgaaaatatcaaatatctttttttaacgaacaaaaaatttgccTTCGATATGTCTGTGTGCATGTGTGGATATAACATTTCGTGGCGATCATACTACATTTGGATCGGTGTAACATTATAAATAAGCAAATGTTGAACAAAAAACCCGACATATTTTCGcgttatttcgaaaaatacaccaaaaaattttcgttcgTGAATCCGCTAGTtctattttcagaattttttttttttagaaaaatcatTGATGTTTTcacattggatttttttatgtgcGTCAAGAAAAATACCACTCACACACATTTCAACAACCTACGAGAGAATttagaaaatcataaaaaaatgaaaaaaaaaattgagtaaaaCTGTAACTGAAACATCGACATGATGAATAATAACTTTGATTATCTTcgataaaaaccaatttttttttcaaattaattttaaatattttcgtgaaaCTATTTACACCGTTGAGCACTAATTATGGTCAGATAGTAAGCAACTCATAgaactttaaatttttctaaatttttgtgtaggaAGCTTAAACCATTCTCCCATACACACACATGCAggcacacacacatacaaacaTATTCAACAGAATATATTTCGCAAACtatatttggatatttgacATAGGATAGCCTGCAAGGATGATTATAGTCTGTACAAAAGAACGTTTTCGCGTAAAATATTAGCTGAAGCCCTTCCACTCGATTTTACTGTTCTTTGTCACATTTTAAGTCGcgaattcaagaaaatatgtctgTCTATGAGGTCCCGGACTTTTTTTGTTCTTGCACAACACTTTACTTTTGTTGGGCATAGTACTGAACCAATCACTCGAATAGATTTTTGACGGAAGCCCAAgcatagcactgaaccaagcaGGATAACAGAATTTTTCACAGAAGATGTGTCGACGCAGTAGTCAAAATTTCTTATATAAATTATGTTTGCTAAGTTGGTATAATGCTGCTGCGTcgtaattttttgtatgagaagaGGGGCCGATattccgttaaaaaaatctattctAGTGCTCGGTTCTGTGCTATGCTACGAAGTGGAAGATTACTTCGTAATTTGTACCGTTCAATTATTGCTTTTGATCCGTTCGTCATTGTAGATGTTGAACATTATAGATTTTGTCATCTGCATTGCAGAGCAAGAGCCCGATAATGAGGTCACGGTCGAACCATTTTTTAAGTGCTTCTAAGATTCTAATGACTCATCCAGTTAACACAAATTCGATAGGAAACAATACACGTACACATGAAAAGGAAATGCTCCAAATTCTATTCGAGCTCATCCATAGAGGACGTCCACGATTCAGTGTTGCCACacacattttaaatcattgaTAACTCGGAAAGTATGCACTTTTTTGGTGTAAAATGTTTCGCCGTCTAAATAGGAAGGTGACAATTGACATAAAAAAACACTTTCCGAGTTGTCGAGGATTTAAAATGTGTCTGGCAACACTGAATCGTGACGTCATCTATGGATGAGTGCTCCCATGACGCCCCGTACTTTTCAATTCATTAATCGAAAACTTTGTTTTGCTTCCAGATTCTTTATATTTTAGTGTCGACAAGTAATTAAAAAACCAACCTAACCATGGATGCCATTAAGAAGAAAATGCAAGCGATGAAGCTTGAAAAGGACAACGCACAAGATAAAGCCGATACCTGTGAGGGTCAAGCCAAAGATGCCAATCTTCGTGCCGACAAAGTCAACGAAGAAGTCCGTGATTTGGGAAAGAAGTTGGTTCAAGTTGAAGGTGACTTGGAGAATGCCAAGAACCAGCTTGAGCTCGCCAACCAAGACTTGGAAGAGAAGGAAAAAACTCTAACAGCTACAGAATCTGAAGTAGCCACACAGAATCGCAAGGTTCAACAGATTGAAGAAGATTTGGAAAAGTCTGAAGAACGGTCTGGCAGTGCTTCGCAGAAATTGCTGGAAGCCACCCAATCGGCTGACGAGAACAATCGGTAAATGACGACCGCtttgaatatttgattttgaGTTGTTAGTCATGTTCTATTCCAATTTTAGTATGTGTCAAGTACTTGAAAATCGTTCACGACAGGATGAAGAGCGTATGGATCAACTCACCAACCAATTGAAGGAAGCCCGTCTTCTTGCAGAAGATGCTGACGGTAAATCCGATGAAGTATCTCGCAAGTTGGCCTTCGTTGAAGATGAATTGGAAGTAGCTGAAGATCGTGTCAAATCCGGTGAAGCCAAGATCATGGAACTTGAAGaagaattgaaagtaaaatcTTTGTCCCGCCGAAAATGAGCGCTCCACTAAAAGCCTCTGATTGCAGGTCGTAGGAAACTCCCTCAAATCTCTAGAAGTATCGGAAGAAAAGGCCAACCAGAGAGTAGAAGAATTCAAACGTGAAATGAAAACACTCACGGTCAAATTGAAGGAGGCTGAAAACCGTGCCGAACAGGCCGAGAAATCGGTCAAGAGGCTCCAGAAGGAAGTTGACAGACTAGAAGGTAATGTTTTCCTTTTCATTGTAACAATCGTTCGATTTGCGTAATCGAACCGAATCCGAGCGGAGAGAATATATCTGCGTGTAAAAAGAAGGGGTGAGGGACAAATATCGCAAAATTGTTTGCGAATTTGATTAGGGGTTGTGTATACAACAATGGTCGTaagaaaaacaacgaaaattccTTGACAATTCAGCAACTAATTTGTACGCTTATCTGCCGAAACTAAAACTGCAATGTCATTACATAGCTACTTGAGATCCGTTGAAAAAATGCAGCCGGCTAAAAAGTCTTCTTAAAATCGGCCCAAAATAGACTTGCCAATCCATAAAAGAGACGTCagttttttcagtgctgccagcgaatttatttcattaataaCTCGATAAATATGTGCGTCTTCATGAGTCAAATATGTGTTCACCGTCCACATATACATATCATCTAAATGGAAGGTAAGACACACATTTGAGTCACGAAAACGCATATTTATCcactggcagcactgaaacaTCGGACGTCATTTATTGATGATCTTCAAGAAGAAACTGATATTATCGTGGGCCAATGGCCACTGGGCCATCCTTTCAACTTCGACTGCATTTCAGCGGATCGCAGCACACTCCCGCCTACTTGGCAAAAGATTTGAGTTGCACATTAATATTACCGACTTTCCTTAAAAAAAGGTTGAAGTAGAAAATCTGTGGCAGTAAACTGCACCTTACAGAGATGAcgacaaaataagaaaaaacaattcgGAACACGATTTTCtgctcaaatttttttttatggaaggtctCGCACACTCAATGTTGTACATTGCTTTTAACCTATTtgtctgttatcgacaacaacgcCAGAAATAAGTGATAATTACCTAGAAGTGTCTCGCTATTTCTTAAACAAAGGGCGGATCATGGGTTAGTGACGTCTACTTTTGTCAGTGTTGCCAGTAAATTTAAATCAGGAATGACTCGacaaatattcatttaaaGAAGTCAATTAGCGGGTAGGACGCACAATTAGACTGCATAGAATGCATTTTTGCCGAGTTTAGATTGTTTAAATTTACTGACAGCACTAACAAATGTGAACGACATTATTGCATGATCGCAAATGAAGGAAATGTAATAGTTAAACGCTTGTTgtttgtaaaaatgtaaagaatTAACAATTCGAAGAGGTCACACGTATCGTTGTATTAATCCGACTGTATAAACTAATCGAGGAATATTGTTGCTTTATCGCATTTTGCAGATCGTCTGTTCAACGAGAAAGAAAAGTACAAAGCAATATGCGACGACTTGGATTCAACATTCGCCGAACTTACTggatattaaattattatttttcttttacctgTCGTTACCCTATCTATCTTGTACATGAcatacttttatttttgtttatcattTTCTGTCCCAAACATCACATACACCCACAGAAACCACAAAACCCGAATGAATTCCACAGAATATATTCATTAGAATTCTCATTAACGTCCGCTATAACCACACgtttcattgataaaattgattcattttcgtttcgttatACTAATCCCCATCCAAACCGCCATGTAAATGAATCAATAAGTCATCATCCCTAATACacgaaaaaatgtaaaatagaaaaaaaaatagatttcaacATCGAAAAACTAATgataaaacaaagaaaacttGCTTCGGCCAATAATCTGAAGAAGATGCGGTGCatataaataattgtaaattgaGGTATTATTCAATTGCTTTTTTAAAAACTGTGTGTACcaattttattagatttaaatGGACGTCCAGTTGCTTCAGTGGTGCCACAATGCTCGTTCATAAAGGACATCAgcttttttcagtgctgccagcagATTTAAATCATTATTAACTCGATAAATATGCGTTCTGGAGACCCCTAATTGGGGGTTTGGACAGGCATTAGACTCTCCAGAACGCATACTTAGcgatttattaataatttaaatctGTTGGCAGCACTGCAATAAAAAGAGACGTCATTTGTTAATGATCCATGATCACGACAATTGTATCTTGAGAACATTACGTTTTTGTGCAGGCGAAAGTAGCCACTGGTCTAATCTTCTAATTAAACCAATTGTGTTCCTATCATCGGTCCACACGGATCTCATAATTGTTGGTTTGATTTATAATTGTTGGCAGTACTGAAAAAGTGGACTCGCTTACAGTACGTCCTCTAACCCAGTGactatttttcagaaaatattttcttgcatcatcgtgaatttattgaactttcaaaatgatgtCCGTGGAATTTGCAAGTAAAGAAGTAAAGTGGGAAAATTCGGGGACAattcaagaaaacattttctcacaaaaaGGTCTATAGACTATAAACTAACCGTATTCCAAGGGGTCATCCACCAGGGACGTCAACTTTTTCCAGTGCCAGAAACATTCAATCATTAAATCACTCGACAAATATATGTTTTCATGACAATGGAATAAGATATTGCCAAGAGCACAAATTTGACGCATGAAAACGGATGTTTATCTTgtgatttaatgatttaatgttgctggcagcactgaaaaagtGGACGTCATTTGTGGATGACTCTTATTCTGTGTAACAAATGTGGCTTTATATTTTCGCTTTAGAGTTGTTGTATACGCTAGTGCTTTAGCTTGTAATGTCCTCGCGTCGAAATAAGTTcgaacagacttttcatgGACATAAATTTCTGCGACGCATTAATAACGTAATATCTGTATTGTGACTAATTCTATCTCATAAGCTGCCTGATGCTAACATTGTCTtgtaatttagaaaaaaaaaatagtttccgGTACCCGGAATAAATCTTTGATAAATCTTTTAGCGACATGGTTATGGCATCTTGTTTACGAATCACATGTTctgataatgaaaatgtttaatttactgaaattattccaaaaaaaaattgaaaaaattaatttattttgcatcTGAACACAGATGAATTGGGCATTAACAAGGACCGATACAAGAGTCTTGCTGATGAGATGGATTCGACTTTCGCTGAATTGGCCGGTTATTAAACCTTCACGTAAAGACTATTATGCCTTCGACATCATtttcaacagcaacaacaacgaatGGTACACTTAACGTAAAATACACATCCAAATTTGCTGGAGATGGAatcagaaattcaaaaaaaaaaattattataaaacacaaatttgTTAACTTTTATTTCTGAACGATTAAAATAAAGATCAATTTTGTGCCTAATCTTTGgttctaatttaattttcgcaaataaatgaaaaacaattttactaACACAAACTTGTTGTAATACTCCATTTTGAATATATtctttgaatgtaaaaaattgtCCAACGTATTTCCActgtgtgcaaatagtctctctCAAATCGTTGGGCTGTTTTCACTGTGTGTGAATAGCTAAAattagtcaaaaaaaaacttaaagggtaaatgaaACTgagacgcaagtcctttatcttacttacaaaataactgatatcgctgagggtggtGTTTTGTTggccgtacgcaaaagttttatcaacaaaaaattgaccaaaaaaatttgtgaaagaaaagtttacaaaaagaaatttgtgtcacaaatggcagatgaTTGCGTTTTTTCCcctttaaattctttcagtacattttttaaccattttcgtAACTgtagtttcctcaacatctgccacttgtgacgcaattttcttttgtaaaaatttctttcacaaattttttgggtcaattttttgttaataaaacttttgcatacggcgcacaatgcgtcaccatcagcgatatcagtagttttgtaagtagacacaaggacttgcgtcaccttcaccctttaagggttttttgactgctATCCCCACTTTTGTAAGAATGTCAtgtcgacaacatcaaaaaaccttgtcaaagtttttaaaaaaattctaaagaaaTGAGCCTGAATCTCAAAAACCAATCTacgaacacctcactcatgtagaaaaaaaaactcaaatccatcgaCAAATCGGAaacatctgtcatcccaaaatttaggaaccaatcgAATCACATCCAAACACATCCcaatctgaaaaaacgaaattttgcttttttcatacaaaaaccaaaatttttataggtttgttccaaggccaaattgtcaaatttcatccacagaaccataaccttaataatatctctgtgtaaatcgcgtaggcaacgttgctcgatttgtatgaaatatcacgtaagcgacgttgctatggatgaaattgtcgttgttcgggttgtcaaagttcgtgtttacagttacttggaacaaacctatagctcgttgaaatcgttggagttaagggagagaagtcaaaaagttgctgtaaatacgCTCCGCCatcccaaaaaaattttgatagtgGACCTGCGTCACACCCGTTTACTCAAGGAATcatcaacaatttttggaCGATTTGTTGAAGAAAGCATCAACCTTTTATCTTTTTCATAGAATTTGGTAGAAGGAAGCGTCATTAACAAGTGTCACATTTTTGCAAAAGAACTTCCAATACTGAAAAAAGCAATTTACAAATAAACTTTTGATGTTTATTAAAGTTGTTATTAAAATTGACAGTAGCATATTCCTTCCTAATGTTCCCAGGGTGTTTCTCGACATTATAATTGATCTTACTGCTTCGCAGTGAAATGTATGGTCCACAtgagaaatttgaaaagacaAAGTCGAGTTCAGTAATCCCAAGAAACTGTAGACTCCATTAGCTTAAGAGTCGAAATATACAGCATAGAACgacattgaatgaaaatgaatagcTAAATGCAGAATGGGACCATGTTCCAtgagcgaattataagaaaaatgaaattttgttcgtaTATATTTGTTTCGAATATTCTGACGATGTTATTCCTTCTTTGTAACGGTTAAAAACATCTATCGAAGTGAAGCTCAACgaacgaaatttctttttcttatgATTCATTAAGGTGTCATGTCCCCTTCAGCTATTCAGGTATAGAACGGATCAATCGATAAAGTAGCcttatttcttaaaaataattacattGATGAAGAGATTAGATCTCAGGGCCTCGAAATTTACGAAACCTACGAAATTAGGATCTCGTtaaatatccaaaaatttctttaggttgaaaacaaacgagacattgaaaacgtgttttggtcctagttttcattgacagatgcagcaatagcgattttgaatagaaaaagttctaacttcatttgacagtttcgaaaatttcgtcatgaaaaataggaccaaaacacgttttcaatgcctcgtttgttttgagcataactttatttgacagttacgacaatttcgtcatgaaaacaaggaccaaaagacattttgaatgcctcgtttgttttcagcattaagtttctcgaattttgaaaaatttcgttaaatttcgctAAATTTCGTTAGGTTTCCTTTTCACAAATCTActttaaatttcgttgaattccAGAAACTTCgttgaattttacaaattttacaaacaatAGGCCCTGTTAGATCCTTTCTTTCACTGTGGTACCGGAGTAAAAATGATGAGTAGTCCTCCTACCGTTTTACTATTGGTCTACTCGTTAACATACATATAGTCCCTTCGGAACTGTATGCACGACTGGAGCGACAATACAAAGTATCTTGT
This DNA window, taken from Bradysia coprophila strain Holo2 unplaced genomic scaffold, BU_Bcop_v1 contig_151, whole genome shotgun sequence, encodes the following:
- the LOC119074311 gene encoding tropomyosin-2 isoform X2 encodes the protein MDAIKKKMQAMKLEKDNAQDKADTCEGQAKDANLRADKVNEEVRDLGKKLVQVEGDLENAKNQLELANQDLEEKEKTLTATESEVATQNRKVQQIEEDLEKSEERSGSASQKLLEATQSADENNRMCQVLENRSRQDEERMDQLTNQLKEARLLAEDADGKSDEVSRKLAFVEDELEVAEDRVKSGEAKIMELEEELKVVGNSLKSLEVSEEKANQRVEEFKREMKTLTVKLKEAENRAEQAEKSVKRLQKEVDRLEDRLFNEKEKYKAICDDLDSTFAELTGY
- the LOC119074311 gene encoding tropomyosin-1 isoform X1, with amino-acid sequence MDAIKKKMQAMKLEKDNAQDKADTCEGQAKDANLRADKVNEEVRDLGKKLVQVEGDLENAKNQLELANQDLEEKEKTLTATESEVATQNRKVQQIEEDLEKSEERSGSASQKLLEATQSADENNRMCQVLENRSRQDEERMDQLTNQLKEARLLAEDADGKSDEVSRKLAFVEDELEVAEDRVKSGEAKIMELEEELKVVGNSLKSLEVSEEKANQRVEEFKREMKTLTVKLKEAENRAEQAEKSVKRLQKEVDRLEDELGINKDRYKSLADEMDSTFAELAGY